DNA from Tachypleus tridentatus isolate NWPU-2018 chromosome 8, ASM421037v1, whole genome shotgun sequence:
GCTGTGCTCCTTCCTCGAACTCCGAGTGCTTGATCCAGGATAGGggaattttgtatataaaataagaaacacaaaaggcatAACAGATGAGTTAGAGATAGACATAATAGGTAGGATAGTATAAGTCTCACTATGAAAGGCCTGTGGATCTCCGTATGCTCGACACAATTGTAGAACACAAAATGGCGCCTCGCATAACAGAAATACAAAAATGATTGCAAGAGTTAACTTAACAGTCCTAATTTCTGCACTCTGTTGTGGTGTAGTATGAACACTTCTGGAACATATTCCAAGAGAGCTGattcttaaaatgtttgaatGATATTCTTCATTGTCATACCGATACACCCGAAATGACTTTCTTAGTTGTTGGAAAACCCGAGTATTGCAAGTTATTATGACTATTAAAggagtaatataaataaaaattatcatacaCGTCATAACAACTCGAACGTAGATAGGTGACCAGTCAAACATAACACTTCGACATACTGTTTGTCTATCGTCGTTCACTTCTTGATAAAACACTATATTGGGAATATTGAGAAGAAAAGCAGTAACCCATCCAAATGCAGTTAGACGAGAcacctaataaaaataaaaataataacaattaatatattatttctctcCATTTTCACTAGAGAATGTTATTCTTGTCCGTAACACAATTCGTAAGATTAACCCCAGTTTTTCTTACCAAACTATATAGTAATTTCAAGcaaataacactaaaaattgttcCTAAACCCACTAATAATGTTTTATGACTAAATAAGATTTTTTCTTATTAACCTATGGTACGGAATATTAGAAATTTCTTTGCTTATAAATATTTGCTTATTGTCTGGCatggcatggctaggtgagttaaggagtgcgactcgtaatctaagggtcgcgggttccaatccccgtcgcaccaaacatgctcgccttttcagccgtgggggtgttataatgttacggtcaatcacactattctttggtaaaagagttgcccaagagttggcggctggtggtgataactatctaccttccctttagtcttacactgctaaattaaggacggctagcgctgatagccctcgagtagctttgcgcaaaaaaaaaaaaaaacaatgagtaGTTTAGTATAGGcaacattaaaacaatttatctTGAAGCCTGAATCACACTGCCATTTCGTTCTCGGTGATCTTAATGATAAATTACATcgtgatttttatatttatactgtataATACCGTACTAGTAAAGACGCTTACACCTAAAACAGGCTCAGCATTTACACGAAATAGTTTAATACTGCATTACACGTAAGATACACGCCTAATGTAGAGTAAGGTGTCAACAATGTAATACATTAACGGTCATTTTAAGAAATTGGTATACTTGAGTTTACATAAACAATTCTATTGATAAGAAGCAAACTACGCAGAATTAATGGATTAAATTAACCGTAAGACATAAAAATTATTGTGCTGTAGTGcacaataaaatgtataaagtatgaatgttttttttaacattaaagaaacaaagaacacaCAAATCATATGTATTTTTACCTGGTTTATTGTTAACTATACTATTTTGCAGcagtaattaaaacatattttaatacttcttgaaaaatgttataaatgaaGAATATACCTACGATGTACGGGCTGGACGTGGCCAATCGCCAGACAATAAGTCTGATAATCCATAGTTCGCATCTCGTTATAGTAAAATTATGCTACCCACTTTTAGCCCGTGGATGAGTTATAAGGATAGTTCAAAAGTTGGCTCTGAGTTCTGTTGAGTGGGTTTCTTACCTcgtctttcattttaaaattaaataaggtCAGCGAAGACTGTTCTTTTGTACTTTGAGTGaataccaaaaataaatttaagacacgcactatttatttctgtttgcGTTAGATATTTATACAAAAGTATACAAAGGTTAAGCTGCCTAGCCGTTCTTACTTTTCAACTGTTGGACAAGAGAAAGGGCAATTAGTTagcatcacccaccgcaaactcttcgGCCACTCTTGTGTGATCAAATGGTTGGATTTCACCACCACTATAAAACGCATCAACGGTCCCAAAGTGCATGATGCAACAAGAGGTCACGAGATCTGGACCTCGGATTCGCTGTTCGGTATAATAACAACTAAGCGATTTCACAAGAGGATTTCATTAAAATTTGACCACATAAGTTTCAATATGAGACAATATAGTATCTTCAATCAAGACCCAACCAAGATATTTAAGTGTTCTGCACTAACTTGTTAGGCGCGACTCTGACAAAAGATGAGTTGAGAAAAGACATTGATCATTTTATTCCAGAAAATATGAGATTAATAAGAcgattatttattaatatgaacaGGAGTTATTTCCAACATAAGTCAAGACCGGGAATATAAGATACTTTGGGGAAACTTAAAAACCAAAGAAGACTTTAGAAGTGAGAGAAAGGTGATAGAGTGTACGGAGATTGTTTCAATAATTTATCAGAAACTATTATTGTAGAGTCCTGAAAAACATCAAAGACAATGATCTATCATCTTACTTTAAATATGTGCTACGAATTATCGTTTAATCTAATACTGGCAGTGTGGTGTTTAAAAAATAacgtcttttttatttatttctctttagctTTACAAATGAGTAGTTTTagtgaactattttattttttaccatttttcatGGAGTTCTTGAACTATTATAGTAAGATACTAATAAGGGCCATTTCCATTTTGTTGTTACTAAACCTTTCCAtggaaaatattttcagaaaatgatCTATTCCTGAATTATTATGTCGTCTGATGATATCAGCCAAGTTTAGAATTACTTGGAGATAATGTTCTCTCTATTTCAAATTACATGATGGACAAGTGATAAGGATAAAAATACACTCTAAGAGAGTTAATCATATCGTAATATCTATATAGTGGTTGGTTTTAGTAATCTGATAGGCTTTTATACAGATTTGCTTCTGAGAACCGAGAGTAGCCAGTGTTGCGTATTGCTCATGGCTACCAGTATAGGGATGTTTATTTGTCTTGATACACAgataattaaaacgttttttaacACATTGACTCCATTATTTTTATTCCAACTCCATCAGATCACAAATTCGAgttaaattttgcaaaatattttatactgtgtcTTTAGTTATTGCGTTTAATATACTTAATATACTTGCCGAAAGGACATCGATTTATCTGAGAATACTACAATATTAACTTAACTTGAGCCTTTTACGCGGAAATTATATGTTTTCTTTCTTACATCCACTGTCTTCGGCGTTTAACGTAtgtataaactataacaactgcAATATCACAATATCAtgcttaaaaaagtaaaattgtcGAGTTATTTTCATAAGTTACAGTAATGTTTACGTTGTAATATATCGTTTAAGGATTTTCGTCTATAAAACAGGgttaaactaaaacaaagatGAAAAAGTGTAAATAAGCGCAAAAGGTttgtccattaaaaattaaaataaaattcatagttactatcttttaatatttttaaaagcataaatctacggcacagcagtatgtctgtagacttataatGCCAGAAACCAGGTTTGGATATGGGTAGTGGAGAGAACACacatagtcctttgtgtagctttgtggttaattacaaataaacaaaatatatcctGGGATATTTATGTTTCTTCCACGGCACTGAATCATACactagtttttaatgttgtaagtccctaaacttaccgctgataACTAGGggacaatttattatttaaagtatgaaaatatatttattgaataatgttataatattatctTACCTTTACTGTAAGTCTTGTTAAACTTACTTTGATGTGTTCATGGTTTAACCAAAACTTTTTGGAATATAATTACGTAAATTTATCaacgaaaataaaatgaaatctcttgctacaataataaaacaatttgggtaatatatttttaaaaatcccaTCTTCCTGCATCACATAAATATTATCTCATAAAGTGTAGCCTTTCAGTTGTGTAGCggcatgtttgcagacttacaacgctagaaaccgggtttcagtacccTTGGCgagtttgttcttgaattttgcacaaatttacacgagggatatttgtgatagccgtcctaatttagaagtgcaagactagagggaagacagctagtcatcaccacccaccgccaactcttgagctacttttttaccaacaaacagtgggattgaacgcacattataattcccccaaggctgaacgggcgagcatgtttgatgtgacggggattcgcacccacgaccctcagctttacgaatcgagcgccttaaccatctcgCCATTCCGGGCCTGCCTTTGGCGGgaagagcacatatagcccattttgtagctttccatgtaatttaaaaaaaaacacaaccaaatAACTCATAAATGTGTGTGTTATTGTAATTAGAAACATAGACAGTAATTGCATATAAAATATCAATGAACCATCTTTAAAATTTCAAGTTAAAAGCAATTAAACACAAACGTAAACTTCTCTCATTGtaaatttatgaaatgtaacAGTTTTTTATAGGTGATTAATATAAACGTAACATAATATTACGAGAAGTATGATTGTTCCTATGAATcgctaaaaataacaaaacattcaataaagCGTAATTAAGAGAATATTTAGcttatatcattttataatatcgtgtaagtttgtttgaaattttagctcaaaactacacgaggactatctgcgctagccgttcctaatttaacagtgtaagactagaggaaaagcaactagtcattaccacctaccgccaactcttgggctactctttactaacgaataataggattgaccatcactgtATAaagccctcacagctgaaagggcattATTGAAGTTATATGAAGGGGATTaaaacaccttaaccacctggtctagTGTAAGATTATATAAACTTTTCATAAGTGTTTTCCAGCGAGAAACCTCTACAAGTTATCTTAATTTTAACTAAATCCTCACAAAGCAACTACTCAATCaagattatgtttgtttgaaattacttTCCTTTACCAAGGTTGCGTATCGACTAAAGGACACGTGACATTTTAAAACACCAATCgtttgtttaggtgttttatacaatacattattacttattcaaactacatactaagttttaaatgttACTAGAGCAATTATTGGTTTTCCTCTGACAATCTTGCGAGACCAAACAGATCTCTAACACCACCGCTCTCCGATATTAATCAGTCATAGCCCAAATAACACCTTCCTTATTTTACCTTGGTGTTTCGTTATATTAACAAGAAGAATCAGTTATTACGTTATGAACTTCATACAAGACACTTTATCAGACGTTATACTGTTAAGTATGCAGCTAATAAATCATACAATCAGATTCTTCCTTCTGTTTGTAGGTGTGTTTACTTGATATTCTGTTCAGTGGTTGTTATAAATTTAACTTGTTTAGAATTCGTAATtagtttattctgttttatatttgtttgtagctTGCTTTCAatggaaaagaaaaaagagaTAATTTTAAACGTTATTTGGCTTGAATACATTGTGTACACGTacatgtacatatgtatataaattgaaTTCAAAAGgtatactattttatattaataccacagagtataaaatgtagtttaattttCTACAAACACTCGACACGCTTCTGTTTCGTATAAAGACAGTTCCCTGGGGGGTGAGGGGTTATTGTAAACTGATCTCAACGTTTGTTAGGCAAGACAAACTTCAAACAATTCGGTTACAGTCAATAGTTTGGTGTGTGAGAAGAAGAAACTAATTCGAAGAAAGACATGACTGGAAGGAGGTGTGAAGCTGGTCCATAGTTATTAGATCGCCACTAAAAAGCCAGTTACAGTTCTGAGAActgtaaaaaaaaccaaactttTGGTTAATTAGGAACTTTTTGATCCAGAATTATTTTATCTCAACCATAATGCATCATACACGGATGTGTATTgttattccagaatgtctatcgGCCATATGTCTTCATAATAATGCGTACAACGTTCGAACAGATTAGCTTATGGAAAACACTATCACAAAGTGTAATTCTTCTGACATATACACAAGGACATAGATCAAGTTTCTTTGAAGAACcttatgttattaacatgaagaTTAGTGAATGGTGCTACAAAAGTGCGATATTTATGAGTTATCATATTTCTCATTGTCATCAAACGAGTCACTTTAAAAGTCGTCGTTAGGACATCTGTGGAAGCACCGAAAGCCACATATGGTGTTTAAGACATTTAATAGCAATTTTCAATTACCAGCATACCAGTCTAGAAacctgtaaatatttaaaataacaggaATATAAACAATGGGTAACTTAAGTACTACTTTGGGCTGAAACTTATCAACGGTGATCTGTGTTAAGctttaagttatttttagttttaatataaacagtGTCTGTTActcta
Protein-coding regions in this window:
- the LOC143224162 gene encoding mesotocin receptor-like, with product MRNVRVFSLWVLAFLGLFGNSMMLVWLWAHRKRRIRIVRLFVNLAIADVLVTLCGTLPLLCIEYLGTEWRAGEVLCKIFYFLLGFSTCASNYMMVPIAFDRCRAVKRPLALRIKVSRLTAFGWVTAFLLNIPNIVFYQEVNDDRQTVCRSVMFDWSPIYVRVVMTCMIIFIYITPLIVIITCNTRVFQQLRKSFRVYRYDNEEYHSNILRISSLGICSRSVHTTPQQSAEIRTVKLTLAIIFVFLLCEAPFCVLQLCRAYGDPQAFHSETYTILPIMSISNSSVMPFVFLILYTKFPYPGSSTRSSRKEHSRCSFVRDNV